The following proteins come from a genomic window of Corynebacterium hansenii:
- the ligA gene encoding NAD-dependent DNA ligase LigA, which yields MRRAWEELADEIRDHSAKYYTGQPVISDAEYDVLFHRLQEMERAHPELAVPASPTQQVGARVDAPADGVAFEPVEHLQRLYSLDNVFDESELRDWLARTPASAYLTELKIDGLSIDLVYENGKLTRAATRGDGRVGENVTANARTIADIPHELTATDEFPVPDVLEVRGEVYIPVGEFDSLNAARAEAGQRTFANPRNAAAGSLRQKDPAETAKRPLAMICHGIGHVEGWRPSSQHDAYRALAAWGLHVSPYTKRVESAEDVVAQMLHWGEHRHDAEHEMDGLVVKVDDLGEQRALGATSRAPRWAIAYKYPPEEVTTELLDIRVSIGRTGRATPYAVMRPVTVAGSTVEMATLHNPTEVKRKGVLIGDRVTIRKAGDVIPEVLGPVAEVRDGSEREFIYPTLCPECGTRLAPAKEDDADWRCPNTRYCPGQLRRRVEFLASRGGFDIEHLGERGAADLIHRNVLADEGDLFALTADDLARTEVYTTAAKKKVGDDGVARGALNANGRKLLDFIESAKSRELWRVLVSLSIRHVGPTAARALAQKFGSMDAIRSASREELADTDGVGGIIADSVIDWFGVDWHREVVDKWEKAGVRMADEATDRPEQVLEGLTVVVTGSLEDFTRDSAKEAILVRGGKAAGSVSKKTSVVVVGENAGSKAAKAEELGVPMLDEAGFRRLLSDGAAAIPGAAT from the coding sequence CCGCGTGGACGCGCCGGCCGACGGCGTGGCGTTCGAGCCGGTCGAGCATCTCCAGCGCCTCTACAGCCTGGACAACGTCTTCGACGAGTCGGAGCTGCGCGACTGGCTCGCCCGCACCCCGGCGTCGGCGTACCTGACGGAACTGAAGATCGACGGCCTGTCCATCGACCTCGTCTACGAAAACGGGAAGCTCACGCGGGCGGCGACCCGCGGCGACGGCCGGGTGGGCGAGAACGTCACCGCCAACGCGCGCACCATCGCGGACATCCCGCACGAGTTGACCGCCACCGACGAGTTCCCGGTGCCGGACGTCCTCGAGGTCCGCGGCGAGGTGTACATCCCGGTCGGCGAATTCGACTCGCTCAACGCCGCGCGCGCCGAGGCGGGGCAGCGGACCTTCGCCAACCCCCGCAACGCCGCCGCCGGGTCCCTGCGGCAGAAGGACCCCGCCGAAACCGCCAAGCGCCCGCTGGCCATGATCTGCCACGGCATCGGCCACGTCGAGGGCTGGCGCCCGTCGTCCCAGCATGACGCCTACCGGGCGCTGGCCGCCTGGGGCCTGCACGTCTCGCCGTACACGAAGCGGGTCGAGTCGGCCGAGGACGTCGTCGCGCAGATGCTGCACTGGGGGGAGCACCGCCACGACGCCGAACACGAGATGGACGGCCTGGTGGTGAAGGTTGACGACCTGGGCGAGCAGCGCGCGCTCGGAGCGACGTCGAGGGCGCCCCGGTGGGCGATCGCCTACAAATACCCGCCGGAGGAGGTCACCACCGAGCTGCTGGACATCCGCGTGTCCATCGGCCGCACCGGCCGGGCCACGCCGTACGCGGTCATGCGGCCGGTCACCGTCGCCGGCTCGACGGTCGAGATGGCGACCCTGCACAACCCGACCGAGGTCAAGCGCAAGGGCGTGCTCATCGGCGACCGCGTGACCATCCGCAAGGCCGGCGACGTCATCCCCGAGGTCCTCGGCCCCGTCGCCGAGGTCCGCGACGGGTCGGAGCGCGAGTTCATCTACCCGACGCTGTGCCCCGAATGCGGCACGCGCCTGGCGCCGGCGAAGGAGGACGACGCCGACTGGCGCTGCCCGAACACCCGCTACTGCCCGGGCCAGTTGCGGCGCCGCGTGGAGTTCCTGGCCTCCCGCGGCGGCTTCGACATCGAGCATCTGGGGGAGCGGGGCGCCGCCGACCTGATCCACCGCAACGTCCTCGCCGACGAGGGCGACCTCTTCGCGCTCACCGCCGACGACCTCGCCCGCACGGAGGTCTACACCACCGCCGCGAAGAAGAAGGTCGGCGACGACGGCGTCGCGCGCGGCGCCCTCAACGCCAACGGCCGGAAGCTGCTGGACTTCATCGAATCCGCCAAGAGCCGCGAACTGTGGCGGGTGCTGGTGAGCCTGTCCATCCGCCACGTCGGCCCGACCGCCGCGCGCGCCCTGGCCCAGAAGTTCGGGTCGATGGACGCGATCCGCTCGGCGTCGCGCGAGGAGCTCGCCGACACCGACGGCGTCGGGGGCATCATCGCGGATTCGGTGATCGACTGGTTCGGGGTCGATTGGCACCGCGAGGTCGTCGACAAGTGGGAGAAGGCCGGCGTGCGCATGGCCGACGAGGCCACCGACCGGCCCGAACAGGTGCTGGAGGGCCTGACCGTCGTGGTCACGGGCTCGCTGGAGGACTTCACCCGCGACAGCGCCAAGGAGGCCATCCTCGTGCGCGGCGGCAAGGCAGCCGGGTCGGTGTCGAAGAAGACCTCCGTGGTGGTCGTCGGCGAGAACGCCGGCTCCAAGGCCGCCAAAGCCGAGGAGCTGGGCGTCCCGATGCTCGACGAGGCCGGGTTCCGCCGCCTGCTTTCCGACGGCGCGGCGGCGATCCCCGGGGCCGCTACTTGA
- the gatC gene encoding Asp-tRNA(Asn)/Glu-tRNA(Gln) amidotransferase subunit GatC has protein sequence MPAISRDEVAHLARLSRLALTDAELDEFAGQIDGIINHVQDVQQVAAADVEPMSHPSSLAGVMREDVVKPTLTAEQALDQAPSVEDQRFEVPQILGEEE, from the coding sequence GTGCCCGCAATCTCGCGCGACGAGGTCGCCCACCTCGCACGACTGTCCCGCCTGGCGCTGACCGACGCGGAGCTCGACGAGTTCGCCGGCCAGATCGACGGCATCATCAACCACGTCCAGGACGTCCAGCAGGTCGCCGCCGCGGACGTCGAGCCCATGAGCCACCCGTCGTCGCTGGCGGGCGTCATGCGCGAGGACGTCGTCAAGCCGACGCTGACCGCGGAGCAGGCCCTGGACCAGGCGCCGTCCGTCGAGGACCAGCGCTTCGAGGTCCCGCAGATCCTGGGCGAGGAGGAGTGA
- a CDS encoding amino acid-binding ACT domain protein: MSYLMRVQIPDAPGSLGLLAAALGETGGDIRSVDVVEHGEGGTVVDDIVVELPNGSLPDTLITAAQSLDDVEVDSIRPFSGSVDRRGQIAMLAELSRHRGQPERALGEIVDGLPRTMTAGWALVLGHSSAGTRRVVASIAAPEDDGRTLDEPPVDSARRLDGENEDWIPEAWTLMESSLAAAPMGKGWTLVIGRPGGPDFLPSEVEHLGRIGDIVGAILH; encoded by the coding sequence ATGTCCTACCTGATGCGAGTGCAGATCCCCGACGCCCCCGGCTCTTTGGGCCTGCTGGCGGCGGCGCTCGGCGAAACGGGCGGCGACATCCGCTCCGTCGACGTCGTGGAGCACGGCGAAGGCGGGACCGTCGTGGACGACATCGTGGTCGAGCTGCCCAACGGCTCCCTGCCGGACACCCTCATCACCGCGGCGCAGTCGCTCGACGACGTCGAGGTCGACTCCATCCGCCCGTTCTCCGGGTCCGTCGACCGCCGCGGCCAGATCGCCATGCTCGCCGAGCTGTCCCGCCACCGCGGCCAGCCGGAGCGCGCCCTCGGCGAAATCGTCGACGGCCTGCCGCGCACCATGACCGCCGGCTGGGCGCTCGTGCTCGGGCATTCCTCCGCCGGCACCCGCCGCGTGGTGGCCTCCATCGCCGCCCCCGAGGACGACGGCCGCACGCTGGACGAACCGCCGGTGGACTCCGCCCGCCGCCTCGACGGCGAGAACGAGGACTGGATCCCCGAGGCGTGGACCCTCATGGAATCGTCGCTGGCCGCGGCCCCGATGGGCAAGGGCTGGACGCTGGTCATCGGCCGCCCGGGCGGACCGGATTTCCTGCCGTCGGAGGTCGAGCACCTCGGCCGCATCGGCGACATCGTCGGCGCGATCCTGCACTGA
- a CDS encoding glycogen/starch/alpha-glucan phosphorylase: MSTFTDRLASHVRAESGRTPETSSEMEFWSGMSRVVVDHLADDWEATTRAYAVTRQQHYFSAEFLMGRALLNNLLNLGLVDEASEAVAAFGKNLVDVLEAEHDAALGNGGLGRLAACFLDSCATQDLPATGYGILYRYGLFKQTFEDGFQDEHPDPWMEEGYPFVVRREDEARIVRFDDLTVRAVPHDMPITGYGTDNVGTLRLWNSEPMREFDYDAFNSQRFTDAIVERERVHDLCRVLYPNDSTYEGKVLRVRQQYFFVSASLQAMIDSHLANHGSLDSFAEYNSIQLNDTHPVLAIPELMRLLLDEHGMGWDEAWAITSATFAYTNHTVLAEALETWEFSIFERLFRRILEIIQEIDRRFRIDLEQRGVDHGTIDYMAPISHGFIHMAWIACYTAYSINGVAALHTEIIKRETLGVWHDIWPEKFNNKTNGVTPRRWLHQCNPRLRELLTRLSGSDAWVTDLDALAELEKFADDEDVLREVMAVKRGNKEDFAAWIEARQGVRVSPDAIFDSQIKRLHEYKRQLLNALYILDLYYRIKADPEWDVVPRVAIFGAKAAPGYVRAKAIIKFINSIADLVNGDPEIGDKLKVVFVENYNVSPAEHIIPATDISEQISTAGKEASGTGNMKFMMNGALTLGTLDGANVEIVEAVGDDNAYIFGAKEEELPELRMTYDPRAAYESVPGLKRALDSLVDGTFSDGGSGMFHDLHHSLLHSPGYEPADVYYVLGDFADYRETRDRMAEDYRDELKWARMCFLNIIRSGRFSSDRTIRDYADEVWKIEATPIK, encoded by the coding sequence ATGTCGACTTTCACTGATCGCCTCGCCTCCCACGTGCGCGCCGAGTCCGGCCGCACGCCCGAAACCTCCTCCGAGATGGAGTTCTGGTCGGGAATGTCCCGCGTCGTCGTCGATCACCTCGCCGACGACTGGGAGGCGACCACCCGCGCCTACGCCGTGACCCGGCAGCAGCACTACTTCTCGGCCGAGTTCCTCATGGGGCGCGCGCTGCTCAACAACCTGCTGAACCTGGGCCTGGTCGACGAAGCCTCCGAGGCGGTCGCCGCCTTCGGCAAGAACCTCGTCGACGTGCTCGAGGCCGAGCACGACGCCGCGCTGGGCAACGGCGGCCTCGGCCGCCTCGCCGCCTGCTTCCTCGATTCCTGCGCCACCCAGGATCTGCCGGCCACCGGCTACGGCATCCTGTACCGCTACGGCCTGTTCAAGCAGACCTTCGAGGACGGCTTCCAGGACGAGCACCCGGACCCGTGGATGGAGGAGGGCTACCCCTTCGTCGTCCGCCGCGAGGACGAGGCCCGCATCGTGCGCTTCGACGACCTCACCGTCCGCGCCGTGCCCCACGACATGCCGATCACCGGCTACGGCACCGACAACGTCGGCACGCTGCGCCTGTGGAACTCCGAGCCGATGCGCGAGTTCGACTACGACGCGTTCAACTCGCAGCGCTTCACCGACGCCATCGTCGAGCGCGAGCGCGTCCACGACCTCTGCCGCGTGCTGTACCCGAACGACTCCACCTACGAGGGCAAGGTGCTGCGCGTCCGCCAGCAGTACTTCTTCGTCTCCGCGTCCCTGCAGGCGATGATCGACTCGCACCTGGCCAACCACGGGTCGCTGGACTCCTTCGCCGAGTACAACAGCATCCAGCTCAACGACACCCACCCCGTGCTGGCCATCCCCGAGCTGATGCGACTGCTTCTCGACGAGCACGGCATGGGCTGGGACGAGGCCTGGGCCATCACGTCCGCGACCTTCGCCTACACCAACCACACCGTGCTGGCCGAGGCCCTGGAGACGTGGGAGTTCTCCATCTTCGAGCGCCTGTTCCGGCGCATCCTCGAGATCATCCAGGAGATCGACCGCCGCTTCCGCATCGACCTGGAGCAGCGCGGCGTCGACCACGGCACCATCGACTACATGGCGCCGATCTCGCACGGTTTCATCCACATGGCGTGGATCGCCTGCTACACCGCCTACTCCATCAACGGCGTCGCGGCGCTGCACACGGAGATCATCAAGCGCGAGACCCTCGGCGTGTGGCACGACATCTGGCCGGAGAAGTTCAACAACAAGACCAACGGCGTCACCCCGCGCCGCTGGCTCCACCAGTGCAACCCGCGCCTGCGCGAGCTGCTCACCCGCCTGTCGGGCTCCGACGCGTGGGTCACCGACCTGGACGCGCTCGCCGAGCTGGAGAAGTTCGCCGACGACGAGGACGTCCTGCGCGAGGTCATGGCCGTCAAGCGCGGCAACAAGGAGGACTTCGCCGCCTGGATCGAGGCGCGGCAGGGCGTGCGCGTCTCCCCCGACGCGATCTTCGACTCGCAGATCAAGCGCCTGCACGAGTACAAGCGCCAGCTGCTCAACGCGCTGTACATCCTGGACCTGTACTACCGCATCAAGGCCGACCCCGAGTGGGACGTCGTGCCGCGCGTGGCCATCTTCGGCGCGAAGGCGGCCCCGGGGTACGTCCGGGCGAAGGCGATCATCAAGTTCATCAACTCGATCGCGGACCTGGTCAACGGCGACCCGGAGATCGGCGACAAGCTGAAGGTCGTGTTCGTGGAGAACTACAACGTCTCCCCCGCCGAGCACATCATCCCGGCGACGGACATCTCCGAGCAGATCTCCACCGCTGGCAAGGAGGCCTCGGGCACCGGCAACATGAAGTTCATGATGAACGGCGCCCTGACCCTGGGCACCCTCGACGGCGCCAACGTCGAGATCGTCGAGGCCGTCGGCGACGACAACGCCTACATCTTCGGCGCGAAGGAAGAGGAGCTGCCGGAGCTGCGCATGACCTACGACCCGCGCGCCGCCTACGAGTCGGTGCCGGGCCTGAAGCGCGCCCTGGATTCGCTGGTCGACGGCACGTTCTCCGACGGCGGCTCGGGCATGTTCCACGACCTGCACCACTCGCTGCTGCACTCCCCCGGCTACGAGCCCGCCGACGTGTACTACGTCCTGGGCGACTTCGCCGATTACCGGGAGACCCGCGACCGCATGGCCGAGGACTACCGCGACGAGCTGAAGTGGGCGCGGATGTGCTTCCTGAACATCATCCGCTCGGGCCGCTTCTCCTCCGACCGCACCATCCGCGACTACGCGGACGAGGTGTGGAAGATCGAGGCCACCCCGATCAAGTAG